The Syntrophaceae bacterium DNA segment TGCGGATGAGCGCGGATTCCGTCGCTCCTGCCAGGAGGAGGGGCCGGTTGTCCACGGTAAGATGTTCCCCCAGGAGGAGGATCGTGGTGTCCAGCCGGATGCTCATCAGGTGTTTCAGTTGTTCGTGGGCGTCCCGGATATGGGTGAGGACCAGGGGATGGTCCCCGGGATAGATGCCGGCATTCTGGATGGCCGTTGTCCGTTGCGTGATGGCGTCGCTGATCGATTCCTGGTACGTCGCCACGGGTCCTTCCCTCCAGAGTGTTGATGACTCGTGTCTCGTGCCGGTTTCCGGCATCCGGACCGGAGCCGGTTCTGCGGCCTGTCTCTTCCTATGAAGCCGAAGGGAGCAGCTCCCGGATGAGGCGTCTCATCCGGGCCATCCTTCGGGGTGAAAAGCTCCAGCGAATCCTTGCGAGATGATGCAGGTGGGGGATCACCGCCGGGTCGCCGGTTGCGGCGATTTCCCGGATGATCCGCTCGTTATGGACGATGTCTTCTTCCCGGATGACAAGCGTTTTCACGAGCGCCATCACGTCGCCGATCAGGTCCCATGCCCGATGCGCGCCGATCAGGCTCACCACATCCATCTTTTCTTCCCAGTTGTCTCTTTGAAGGCCTTCCCGCAGGAGGTCCAGCGCCAAGGGATCCTTGAACTGCAGGAGCGTCTCCGTCACCTCCCGCTTGATCAGATCCCGGACGCTCCCCACGGTGAAGTCCTCCTCGGGGGCGGCGCCTCCGGCCGCCATCTCCTGCCGGTGAACGGTCGTCATCTTCTGCATCAGGAGAATCAGGGTGGGGGAGATCCTGTTCTTCCGCCTTCCCGTCCTTGTTCTCCGGCGTGAAGAAGATCTCCCGTTCGTCCGTGATCTGGAAGTCGTCCGCGTCCAGCGATTTGACCCGGATTCCCGTGATTCCCGCCTGGGAAACGGCGCGGCTCACCGTCATTTTCAGCCAGACATCCGACGGTTTCTGGGAGAGGAACTTGTGGAATTCGACGAGATCTCCCTTTTTCAGTCCCGCCAGCAGGGTGAACGACACCACGCGGAACGAACCGATCGTCCCGATATATTCCCGGACGGATGAGTTGTTCGGATCGAGCGGAATTTAACCCCATGCCATCATGGGCCCGTCAATGACAAAAGTGGGTTCCATCCTGCCCTGAAGTGATTTCTGGACGAGGTCGCAGGCCTGGTCCGTGGCCTCCTGGATCCTCACGTGGCCTGGAGGGTACATGCTGAGGCTGATCCGGAGCAGGTTCAGCGCTGTGATCAGGGCGGTGAGCCGTTGCGAAACCATGAGCGCGTTTCGGGTGCGGGGCGCTCCGGCCTAGACCTGTTGCTCGTTTCTGGGGGGCCCGTGCCGTTCATGATGTCAGTGCATTTACGCGAGAACCATCAGGGTAGTCAAGTCGCCTTTTAAATCAAAGGGTTCAGCATCAATGATTCATCCGACCGCCCGGACCGGTCCTTCTCCCGGTATCCCTCCATCAGTAGGGTACAGACGTTTTGAATCCGCATGCCCGTGTGTTCGCCCAGGTGAAACTCGCAGAAGGGGCAGACGCTGACCACCGATTCCGCGCCGGTCTTTTCGATCTCATCCCTCCGCTGCAGGGCCAGGGCCTTCGCCTCCCCGGGAAACGCGGCCCGGACACCGCCCCCGGAGCCGCAGCACCAGGCGGGCATCTCTACGAGCTCCGCTGCCTGCCGGATCAGCGCCCTCGGCTCTTCCCGGATTCCCTGGCCGTGGAGCAGGTGGCAGGGATCGTGGTACGTGACCGTGAGGGGCAGCCGGGCCGGGGGCTCTATTCCCTGCCGCACCAGGATCTGCGTGATGTCCAGGACCTCGAAGGGCGTCTCGTAATCGTTTTTCAGCGTGGTCCCGCAGCCGGCGCACAGGGTGACGACCGCGTCGACGCTGAGCCTTGAGAAGATCCCGATGTTCTTTTCCTTCAGGCCCGCCACCAGGCCGGTCTGTCCCGTCCGGATCAGCGGCGAGCCGCAGCAGACCTGGTCTTTCGGGATGACCACCCGGATTCCGTTGCGCCGCATGACCTCCACGGCGTCGAAGGCGGTCTCGGGCATCACCAGGTCGTACAGGCAGCCCGTGAAGAGGGCGACGGTACAGCGGGCGGCGGTCACCGGCTCGACCACGCCGGAGACGCGCTCCAGGAACCGGGGGCCCGGGAGTTCGATGCTCCGGCCGGTCTCCCGGACGAGCCGGGCGAATTCGAGGTGCTTCGGAAACGTATAGCCCCGCTCGACGGCCAGGGCGCGCAATTTCTCGATCGCCAGGGCGGGGGTCGCGATCTCCTCGGGGCAGGCGATCCGGCAGGCCTGGCAGGAGGTGCAGTGAAAAAGCCCGGCCTCCACGGCCTCGGGGATGCGGTCCCCGGCGTCCCGAGGATCGAGGGCGAGGCGCATCTTCTGTCGCATGGCCGTCGGTCCGGCGAATTCCGCCACGTCCAGCATCGGGCAGACGGAGACGCAGGTGAAGCACTGGAGGCAGTTGCGGAGCGGCTTGATGGATTCGGTCTCCACCCGGGTCGGCGGGTCCGCCTCGCCGCGGGGTACGAACGGGGCGACGGATTCCAGAAGCGGCTCCAGGTCCGTGATAAGGTCCTTGACCACCGGCAGCCGGAGCGGCTCTACGACCATGCCGCCGGTCGCCTCCTCCTTGCACGCCATGACGGGCTTGCCGTTCACCCGGATGGCGCAGCTTCCGCACTGTCCCACGTTGCAGGAATGGCGGTAGGAGAGGGTCGGGTCGATCTCGTCGCGGACGGCCTGGATCGCGTGGAGGACCCGCGCACCCTCGTGAATCTCCACGGTGTAGGATTCGAGCCGCGGGCGGTCGTCCAACTCCGGGTCGAACCGGGAGATCGTGAGGCGGATGGATTTCATGACCGGTCCCTCCTCTCGATTCCCTCCCGGGACAGCGAAAGGAAGGTGTGTCCGAAGGGCGACCGCTCTTCGTTCTGCGGGGGTGCGGCGTCCGTTCGCATGTGCGCTCCCCGGGATTCCCCCCTCAGGAGGGCGGCCCGGCAGACGAGCATGGCCGTCGTGCAGGCGTTCCGGACGGAGCAGCAGTCGGCCAGGTTCCGGGGCGCCGCGGCGCGGAGCCGCGCGCGGGAAATCCGGTCGATCTCCAGGAGCGCCTTCTTCAGGCCGGCCTCATTCCGAAAGATCCCGGCGCCTTCCCCCATGATCTCGTGGAGTCTCTTGAGCAAGGCATAAGGATTTGCGTCACCCGTCCGGAAGGCCTCCAGCCTTCTCCGTTCCCTGTCCACCTGCTTTTCCGGGATGGAGGAGGCCCTGGGCTTTGCCCGTCCCGCCGCCTCACCGGCGATGGTCCCGAAGACCTGGGTCTCGGCGAGGGCGTTTCCCCCAAGGCGGTTTGCCCCATGGACGCCGCCCGCCGTCTCGCCGCAGGCGTAGAGCCCCTCGACGGTCGTCCGGCAGGTCAGGGGATCGATCCTGAGTCCGCCCATGACATGGTGCGCCGCCGGCGCGAACTCCACGGGCCCGCGCCGGATGTCCACGCCGAAGCGGAGGCACTGCTCCAGCATCACGGGCAGGCGCTCTTCAATCACCGCCGGCGCCAGGCGGGTGAGATCGAGATACACGCCGCCGTTTGCCGTCCCTCTTCCCTCCCGGATTTCCGTGACAATCGCCCGGGACAGGACATCCCGGGGGGCAAGCTCCATGCGCACGGGGTCGTAGCGCACCATGAAGCGCTCTCCCAACCGGTTAAGCAGGATCCCTCCCTCGCCCCGGGCCGCCTCCGTGATCAGCCTTCCCTTTGCGTCGGGGGGATGGACGGCGCCGGTGGGGTGGAACTGCACCATCTCCATGTCGATCAGCTCCGCCCCGGCCTCGTAGCCCAGGGCGTAGCCCTCACCTGTGCCGCTCGCCGAATTCGTCGAAGAGGCGTAGATTTTCGCGCCCCCGCCCGCCGCCAGGATCACGCTGTCGGCCCGGAACAGGAGGAGGCCGCCGCTGCGGTCGAGGGCTATGGCTCCCGTCACGGCATCGCCGCTTTTCAGGAGGGCGATGACGGACGTCTCGTGAAAAACCCGGACCGGGGTCGAGCGGAGCCATTCCATAAGGGTCGTCATAATTTCGTGGCCTGTGCGGTCGCCGGCATAGCAGGTCCGGGGGAACTTCTGCCCGCCGAAAAAGCGCTGGGCAACCTCGCCTTCCTCCGTGACGTCGAAGACGGCCCCCCGGCGGAGCAGGTCCCGGAGGCGCTCCGGGGCGTTTTGAACCAGCGTCCGCGCCAGGATCGGATCGTTCAGGAAGGCGCCGCTCTCGAGGGTCTCCCGGAGGTGGGCCTAAACGGAGTCCTGCGCCCGGAGGACCGCATTGTACCCCCCTTCGGCCATGGGGGTGCAGCCGCCCTTGCCGGCGATGGCCTTCGACAGCAGCACGGTATCGCCGTACCGGGACGCCTCGATAGCCGCCCGGACCCCGGCACCGCCGGAACCGATCATCAGGACGTGGCAGTCTGTCGTCTCCGTCGAGGTCAAAAGGCTCATCCTTCCTGTTTATCCGGTTTGAACTGGGGACAGATCTCCGAGGAGCCGGGCCGGAACTCCCGGCAGACCCGCGGGCGGGTTTCGTAGATGGCGCAGCGGGTGAGGCCGTTTTCCCATTCCAGGAAGGGGCAGCCCCGGAACGTGTGGCCGTTGTCCGCCGAGACGATGTGGTCACCCATCCAAACGCCATGGTGCTGCTCGATGATCCGGAGGATGTCGTCACGGCCCTCCCTCTGCCAGTGCTCCTTTTCCTCATCGGCGGCATAGTCGAGCATGTCGGCGAGGCAGCACTTGCCGCAGCGTTTGCATTCAATCTCTTCGGTGTTGCTCATGGTTTGTCTCATGCCTCGCAAACGGGGGCGGATTTCAAATCGGCCTCCGTTTGCGGCACTTCAGGGGGACGGAATCAATTCCGCTCCCTTCTGGAGCATCAGATACTCGTACTGGTACAGGTCCTCCAGGAAATGCCGGAGGACTTCTTCCTCGTCGCTCCGCGCCGCCGGGGCGCGCAGGATCGCCCGGAGGCGGTCCGTCCAGGCCACGGACAGGAAGTCCGCCAGGGGACCGCGGCGGACCCGGTAGCCGTGATACCGGGCGATGGCCTCCAGGTGCGAAAATTTAATGGTGAACTCGTCGTGGCCTTTCAGGGGGATCCGCTCCGGCCGGCCCGGGGCGGAGACGCGGATCAGCCCGGCCAGTTCCTCCGGCACGCGGGCCTCGCAGCTGTGCTCGCTCAGGAAAATCGTCGGAACGCCCGCCAGGCAGAGCTTCTCCAGGGCCTCGCAGGCCCCGAGGTTGAAGGGGAACGGAGGGCCTTCCGGCGCTTCCAAGCCGTAGTGCATAAAGAAGCGAAACACCCGCTCCATCAGGCGGTCGGAGACAGACCCCGTTTCCGGCTGCAGCCATCGAGCCGTGTCTTCAATTTCCCGCGGCACGTCCAGGACCACGGGGAAATCCCCCAGGTTCTCGTTCAGGAGGGCCAGGCCGAATCCCGCCAGGATCTCCGGCGGCGTCTCCAGGAAATCCTCCTGCCGGAAGTCCGCGGGGAATCCCGCCAGCGCCTCCCTTTGCTTCTCAAGAAGCACCGGCGACAGGTCAATGCAGAGGGACGACCATTCCGGACGGTCCGCCAGGAAATCCCGCTTCAGGACGCCGTATCCCCCGCCGACCTCGAGAATCCGCTGCACCCGGCCCAGGTCGAAATGGCGTTCCAGAAAATGGCGAAGGAGATTCCCGTAGGAATCGGGGCGTACGAGGACCGTGCGGCAGAGGCTCTCGGGATGGGCGAGGCTGTTGCAGACGGTCCACTCCCAGCCGAGGGTCGTCAGGTCCTGGAGATGGTAGTCCCGCGTGGTGTGGAGATTCCAGGTCGGAAGCGGGTCTCCGGTCATGGCTCTTATTTGCCGGCCGCCCGGGACGCCCGGTCTTCGACGGCCTCCCGCTCGAAGTCTCCCCCGATGGCGGGGCTGCCGTCGGGCTTGAAGAAGGTCGGGTAATAGACCCGGAAGGACTCCTTGATCATCTCCAGGGGCACGTCGTTAAAGGAACCGTGGTCCTGGACATACTCCATGTGGCGGTTCCCTTTCTGATCGTAGGGGTGCAGGAGGGCGTCGTGGACGCCGTCGAAGTCGAGGGGCTTCACGCCGAAGCGGTCGCAGAGGTCCATGTTGAACGTCGGGGTGGCCTTGATCCAGCGGCCGCCCAGGTAGAGCTCCGAGTAGCCGTGGCCGGTGAAGAGGTCCGTCTTCATGAGGTCCTTGAGGCGCTCCGTGGTCAGGTGGTTCCGGACGTCGGCGAGGCCGATGCGGCCGGGAATCCCGTGGACCCGGGCGCATGCCGCCAGGAGGACCGCCTTCACGACGCAGTACCCGTACCCCTTCTCCAGGGTCGTGCTCGCCCGCATCCCCTCGACGGAGAGGACGATCCGGTAGGGATCGTAACGGATCCCGTCCCGGACCGCATAGAAGAGGCGGACGGCCTTGTCTTTCTCGGTTGCGGCGTCTCCGGCCGCATCCAGCGCGAACTTCCGCACCGCCGGATGATCGCTGTTGATGAAAGGGGTCGGGACCAGACAGGCCTGCACGTCATCGCTCACGGGAACCCTCCTTGGTGGGATCATTGAAGTGCGGGGCCACTATAGGAAATGGGGGGCTGGGTGTCAATCGGGGAAAGGGAGAGGAAAAACATAACTCGGTTCGTTGAATATCGGGAATGCCAATATGAGGACATACCTACATTTTCTTTGCATTGTTCAATTGATCAACAGGCATTGCAATGCCCATGAATGATGTTTAGGGTGCATCCCCGATGGTATTCTCCTGCTTGCACGGCGTTCGGAGAAGCACCCCCCTGTCACTGATAACCGAATTCCAGAAAAGCATTTTCTGATCAACAGACGATTCAGCGCTTCTGTTGCAGCGGAATGGTCTTGTCGATTTATAAAGCGCCTGCTCGCTGTTTCTTCAGTAAGGAAATTGAGTCAATCATATAATGCAATATTGGAGGTTTACGTGACGTTCGTAAAGGAAAAAAGAAATGGTCGGAGGGGGTTTACACTCATTGAGATGATTGTCGTCATGGTCATGATCGCTCTTCTGGCCGCCCTGGTTGCGCCGAGGCTTTTTCCCAAACTCGGGAAAGGGAAGCAGGCTGCGGCAAAAGCACAGATTGAGCTCCTCGGTCAGGCACTGGACCAGTTTCGCCTTGATACGGGAAGGTATCCCACGAGCCAGGAAGGCTTGGCAGCGCTGACCGGCAACCCGGGGATTGAGACATGGGAAGGACCGTATCTGAAGAAAGGGGTGCCCGCCGATCCATGGGGAAAACCCTATCAGTATCGGATTCCGAATGATCAAGGCGAATATGACCTGATTTCGTATGGAAGAGACGGTTCTCAGGGCGGTGAAGGTGAGGATAAGGATATTACAAATGCACAATGACAATTCATGCGTGAATGACGGGAATTGCTTATGAAAATCTACATGATCAGATGGTTGAATGGCATTCGTCTAAAACTCAAAACCTGTTTGTCGGTTGCATAAATGAATAGAAATTTGTTCATCATCACGATCATATTATTGATTCCGTCGATTGCATGGAGCGGCGGTGCAGACAAAACCTTTGCAGCGGGAAACACCGCGCCACTGACGGAACAATCTGGAAACGTAATAAAATCAAAAGACTCAAAAATAATTCTCGAATCGGAGGATAAAAGCAAGGGAAGAGTGCAGGCGACTGCGGCCGTTGCTGAGGACACGAAAGCATTGCCGATGCCGACTCCGACAGTAACTTCCACTCCCCGATCTTCAAGCGCATCGAAAGCGCCGTCGGCAGGGATTGCCCCTGCGCCCGCCGCTCCCTCGAAGACAACCGCAGACCCGTTGCCGACAGCACAAACCAGGGGAGGCGTGGGACTGCAGAAGGATCCTGTGAATGCAAAGCGTCTGGTTCCGACTGCGGAGGCCGGTCTATCGGGACACCCCCCATCCTCTTCCATATCGTCGCATACCGTTCGTTCGCCGTCCGGGTCGACCATGCAGCTTCATCCTCAACAGGCGTTACCCGTCGAAAACGCGGCACCCTTGTCGACGGGTATACAACAGGGAACCCATCCCCCGCTGATCCCGTTCAATGCAGCTCCTCAGAACATTTCGGTAGGCAGGGGAAATGTGAGTCTGAACTTTGATGATGCGGACATTTATTCTGTGATTCAGACCGTTTTTGGAGAGATATTGAAATGCAACTACATTATCGATGCCCGCGTG contains these protein-coding regions:
- a CDS encoding succinate dehydrogenase/fumarate reductase iron-sulfur subunit, which codes for MKSIRLTISRFDPELDDRPRLESYTVEIHEGARVLHAIQAVRDEIDPTLSYRHSCNVGQCGSCAIRVNGKPVMACKEEATGGMVVEPLRLPVVKDLITDLEPLLESVAPFVPRGEADPPTRVETESIKPLRNCLQCFTCVSVCPMLDVAEFAGPTAMRQKMRLALDPRDAGDRIPEAVEAGLFHCTSCQACRIACPEEIATPALAIEKLRALAVERGYTFPKHLEFARLVRETGRSIELPGPRFLERVSGVVEPVTAARCTVALFTGCLYDLVMPETAFDAVEVMRRNGIRVVIPKDQVCCGSPLIRTGQTGLVAGLKEKNIGIFSRLSVDAVVTLCAGCGTTLKNDYETPFEVLDITQILVRQGIEPPARLPLTVTYHDPCHLLHGQGIREEPRALIRQAAELVEMPAWCCGSGGGVRAAFPGEAKALALQRRDEIEKTGAESVVSVCPFCEFHLGEHTGMRIQNVCTLLMEGYREKDRSGRSDESLMLNPLI
- a CDS encoding YkgJ family cysteine cluster protein — encoded protein: MSNTEEIECKRCGKCCLADMLDYAADEEKEHWQREGRDDILRIIEQHHGVWMGDHIVSADNGHTFRGCPFLEWENGLTRCAIYETRPRVCREFRPGSSEICPQFKPDKQEG
- a CDS encoding transglutaminase family protein — its product is MIPPRRVPVSDDVQACLVPTPFINSDHPAVRKFALDAAGDAATEKDKAVRLFYAVRDGIRYDPYRIVLSVEGMRASTTLEKGYGYCVVKAVLLAACARVHGIPGRIGLADVRNHLTTERLKDLMKTDLFTGHGYSELYLGGRWIKATPTFNMDLCDRFGVKPLDFDGVHDALLHPYDQKGNRHMEYVQDHGSFNDVPLEMIKESFRVYYPTFFKPDGSPAIGGDFEREAVEDRASRAAGK
- the gspG gene encoding type II secretion system major pseudopilin GspG, with the protein product MIVVMVMIALLAALVAPRLFPKLGKGKQAAAKAQIELLGQALDQFRLDTGRYPTSQEGLAALTGNPGIETWEGPYLKKGVPADPWGKPYQYRIPNDQGEYDLISYGRDGSQGGEGEDKDITNAQ